A section of the Veillonella criceti genome encodes:
- a CDS encoding virulence RhuM family protein gives MDNIIIYNTEDGETNVKLYANDGTVWMTQKSMSQLFECSTDNISLHLKNIFSDNELDKKAVTENSSVTATDGKTYQVTLYNLNAVLAVGFRVRSKRGVQFRKWANTTLKEYMQKGFVIDSERLKNPDGRPDYFDELLEQIRDIRASEKRFYQKLKDLFALSSDYDKTDIETTKFFTETQNKLIYGVTGKTAAELIVSRADANKPNMALTSWKGKIVRKQDITIAKNYLTHNEVDSLNRLVSIFLESAELRVKLKKDLTLTYWRNSVNKLLIDHDIPLLNTPGQVSHASMVKLVNNTYTDFDTRRKKEDAKLADLEDLKELEELISKHQ, from the coding sequence ATGGATAATATAATTATATATAACACAGAAGACGGAGAAACTAATGTAAAGCTGTATGCCAATGATGGAACTGTATGGATGACACAAAAAAGTATGTCACAATTATTCGAATGTTCTACAGATAATATTTCGCTCCACCTTAAGAATATTTTTTCAGATAATGAACTAGACAAAAAAGCAGTTACCGAGAATTCCTCGGTAACTGCAACTGACGGAAAAACCTATCAAGTAACACTCTACAATCTTAATGCCGTTCTAGCAGTAGGTTTTCGAGTCCGTTCTAAAAGAGGTGTTCAATTTAGAAAATGGGCTAATACCACATTAAAAGAATACATGCAAAAAGGATTTGTTATTGATTCCGAACGCCTTAAAAATCCCGATGGTCGCCCTGATTACTTTGATGAGTTATTAGAACAAATCAGAGATATTAGGGCAAGTGAAAAACGTTTTTACCAAAAATTAAAAGATTTATTCGCCCTATCGTCAGACTACGATAAAACAGATATTGAAACCACAAAATTTTTCACTGAAACACAAAATAAGCTTATTTATGGTGTAACAGGAAAAACAGCTGCTGAACTTATCGTATCACGAGCCGATGCAAACAAACCCAATATGGCATTAACCTCTTGGAAAGGTAAAATTGTACGAAAACAAGATATTACTATCGCCAAAAATTACTTAACTCATAATGAGGTTGATTCCTTAAATAGATTAGTATCCATCTTTTTAGAAAGTGCCGAACTAAGGGTAAAGTTAAAAAAAGACCTGACTCTTACTTATTGGCGAAACAGTGTAAATAAACTGCTAATAGATCATGATATTCCCTTATTAAACACACCTGGTCAAGTATCACATGCCTCTATGGTCAAATTAGTAAATAATACCTATACCGACTTTGATACACGAAGAAAAAAAGAAGATGCTAAACTAGCTGATTTAGAAGACTTAAAAGAACTTGAAGAATTAATATCTAAACATCAATAA
- a CDS encoding tyrosine-type recombinase/integrase: MSTKYNTTLRKKDNGWQVIVSYKTSSGKWRQKSKQGFDEKWKAKNYGNDLIEQIKKEPDLNTDYKGITLEEFTEIYKADNKDRLTYNTLQATKYAVKALGNVRFKSIEEITLLDINKKFRESKLSTSTKNLYIRLLKIIFKHAISPYKIIAHSPLSEVKEHKEKKNITQHISSKVYTANEIESLFTGLKNKKKKEYYYQCCLAYYCGLRYGEIVGLSWFDIDFNEKTLSVSRQVARTSTKKYSLTAPKTAGSIRTIPMPPKLIETLLEYKKIAPQNDKQLLFLRNSSTNFVNAYIHTIIKDKNFHDLRHTYATTLLANGVDIKTVAALLGDTVQTVINNYIHYTEEMRKKAAIDVANIFK; this comes from the coding sequence ATGTCGACAAAATATAATACAACCTTACGCAAAAAGGACAACGGTTGGCAAGTTATTGTTAGTTATAAAACGTCATCAGGCAAATGGAGACAAAAATCTAAACAAGGGTTTGACGAAAAATGGAAAGCTAAAAACTACGGCAATGATTTAATTGAGCAAATAAAAAAAGAGCCAGACCTTAATACTGACTACAAAGGGATTACTTTAGAAGAATTTACAGAGATATATAAAGCCGATAATAAAGATAGATTAACCTATAATACACTACAAGCAACAAAATATGCAGTAAAAGCTTTAGGTAATGTAAGATTTAAGTCTATTGAAGAAATAACCCTATTAGATATAAACAAGAAATTTAGAGAATCTAAACTATCAACATCTACTAAAAATTTATATATTCGCTTATTAAAAATAATTTTCAAGCACGCCATATCCCCATATAAAATCATAGCCCACAGTCCACTTAGTGAAGTTAAAGAGCATAAAGAGAAAAAAAATATCACTCAGCACATATCATCTAAGGTTTACACGGCAAATGAGATAGAATCATTATTTACTGGGCTAAAAAATAAAAAGAAAAAGGAATACTATTACCAATGTTGCTTAGCTTATTACTGTGGCCTACGATATGGCGAAATAGTAGGGTTATCTTGGTTCGATATTGATTTTAATGAAAAAACTCTTTCTGTGTCTAGGCAAGTTGCTCGAACAAGTACCAAAAAATATAGCTTAACAGCCCCTAAAACAGCGGGAAGCATTCGAACCATACCGATGCCTCCGAAGTTAATTGAAACGCTCTTAGAGTACAAAAAAATAGCCCCACAGAATGATAAACAACTATTATTTCTCAGAAATTCCAGTACAAACTTTGTAAATGCCTATATCCATACTATCATCAAAGATAAAAATTTTCACGATTTACGGCATACATACGCAACAACACTCTTAGCGAATGGTGTTGATATAAAAACGGTTGCAGCCCTGTTAGGCGATACTGTACAGACTGTAATTAACAACTATATACACTACACCGAAGAGATGAGAAAAAAGGCAGCTATAGATGTTGCTAATATTTTTAAGTAG
- the lpxA gene encoding acyl-ACP--UDP-N-acetylglucosamine O-acyltransferase codes for MIVVGMENATSNIHSTAVVHPDAKIGEGVVIGPGAVIGENVTIGDGTQIGANVVVGGWTTIGQRCEIYPGAAVGLEPQDLKFKGEKSFCNIGDETVIRECVTISRATGEGEETRVGNNCLFQACTHIAHNCIVGNNVIMSNCAGLAGHVVVEDRVVIGGIAGVHQFVKIGRNAMVGGMAKVVQDIPPYVIADGQPARVIGLNSVGLSRAGISEDVRHDLKQAFRIIYRSGYSLSRAIEEMELQLNSSVEIENLLRFLRNADRGIMRTRRD; via the coding sequence ATGATAGTAGTAGGCATGGAAAATGCTACCTCCAATATACATAGCACAGCTGTTGTACATCCAGATGCCAAAATTGGTGAAGGTGTTGTTATTGGTCCAGGCGCTGTAATTGGGGAAAACGTAACCATTGGTGACGGTACTCAAATTGGCGCTAATGTAGTAGTTGGTGGTTGGACTACCATTGGACAGCGTTGTGAAATTTACCCTGGTGCAGCCGTAGGCTTAGAACCACAGGACTTAAAGTTCAAAGGGGAAAAAAGTTTTTGTAATATTGGTGATGAAACAGTAATTCGTGAGTGTGTTACCATTAGTCGTGCCACTGGCGAAGGGGAAGAAACTCGAGTTGGCAATAATTGCCTATTCCAAGCATGTACGCATATTGCTCATAATTGTATTGTAGGCAATAATGTAATCATGAGTAATTGCGCTGGTCTTGCTGGTCATGTGGTTGTGGAAGATCGTGTAGTTATTGGTGGTATTGCGGGTGTACACCAATTTGTTAAAATCGGGCGCAATGCAATGGTAGGCGGTATGGCTAAGGTGGTACAAGATATTCCACCATATGTTATTGCTGATGGTCAACCAGCTCGTGTTATTGGTCTAAATTCAGTAGGTTTATCTCGTGCAGGCATTTCAGAAGATGTGCGCCATGATTTAAAACAAGCATTTCGTATTATTTACCGGTCTGGCTATAGCTTATCACGGGCTATTGAAGAAATGGAATTACAATTGAATTCCTCAGTAGAAATTGAAAACTTATTGCGCTTCTTACGCAATGCAGACCGTGGCATTATGCGAACTCGCCGTGATTAA
- the fabZ gene encoding 3-hydroxyacyl-ACP dehydratase FabZ yields MILNIEDIMEILPHRYPFLLVDRIIELEPMKRAVGIKNATMNELFFQGHFPGNPVMPGVLLTEAMAQVGGIALLYPEENRGLTPMFTGIDKVRFRHPVKPGDQVRMEVEVVKIKGKMGKVEGKAYVGDKLAVTGEYMFALV; encoded by the coding sequence ATGATTCTTAATATTGAAGACATTATGGAGATTTTACCACATCGGTATCCATTTTTATTAGTAGATCGTATTATTGAATTGGAACCAATGAAACGAGCTGTGGGCATTAAAAATGCGACTATGAATGAACTATTCTTCCAAGGTCACTTCCCAGGGAATCCTGTAATGCCAGGTGTTTTGCTGACTGAAGCAATGGCTCAAGTAGGGGGGATTGCGCTTTTATATCCAGAAGAAAATCGTGGTCTTACACCTATGTTTACAGGTATTGATAAAGTTCGTTTCCGTCATCCTGTAAAACCAGGCGATCAAGTGCGTATGGAAGTGGAAGTAGTAAAAATTAAGGGCAAAATGGGCAAAGTAGAAGGTAAAGCCTATGTAGGTGACAAATTAGCCGTTACTGGCGAATACATGTTTGCGCTTGTTTGA
- the lpxC gene encoding UDP-3-O-acyl-N-acetylglucosamine deacetylase, translating into MVLKQKTLVKDITYEGTGLHSGLPVTMTLRPATANTGIIFVRTDLPGHPSVKASPANVTNTNRATTLEAGEAKVFTVEHLLAAFYGLGIDNCYVEVNSPEPPVGDGSAAVFVDLMKQAGIQELDADRTVYAVKQSHAIYDGDRYILILPYDGLRVTFTSVNDHSLLGTQQLDIHLDSEDVFEREISPARTIGFMKELEQLQAMGLAKGGNIDNVLVYDDTSCLSVPRYDDELVRHKILDILGDLFLLGPIKGHIIALKSSHELNSRLAREILQEMKED; encoded by the coding sequence ATGGTATTAAAGCAAAAAACGCTTGTTAAAGACATTACGTATGAAGGGACAGGACTACATAGTGGCTTGCCTGTTACCATGACATTACGTCCTGCAACAGCTAATACAGGCATTATATTTGTACGTACTGACTTACCAGGACATCCTTCAGTAAAAGCAAGTCCTGCCAATGTAACCAATACTAATCGGGCGACCACGTTGGAAGCAGGGGAGGCTAAGGTATTTACTGTAGAACATTTATTAGCCGCCTTTTATGGCCTAGGGATTGATAATTGTTATGTAGAAGTTAATTCGCCAGAACCACCTGTAGGTGATGGCAGTGCGGCTGTATTTGTTGATTTAATGAAACAAGCAGGCATTCAGGAATTGGATGCTGACCGTACGGTATATGCAGTGAAGCAATCACATGCTATTTATGATGGAGATCGTTATATTTTGATTCTTCCTTATGATGGCTTGCGTGTAACTTTTACATCGGTTAATGATCATTCTTTATTAGGGACTCAACAGTTGGATATTCATTTAGATTCTGAAGATGTATTTGAACGTGAAATTTCACCAGCCCGTACCATTGGCTTTATGAAAGAATTAGAACAGTTACAAGCTATGGGACTTGCTAAAGGTGGCAATATTGATAATGTATTGGTGTATGACGATACCTCCTGCTTATCTGTACCACGGTATGACGATGAATTAGTGCGTCATAAAATACTTGATATTTTAGGGGACTTATTTCTCCTTGGTCCTATTAAAGGGCATATTATTGCGTTAAAATCGAGTCATGAATTAAATTCGCGCTTAGCCCGTGAAATTTTGCAAGAAATGAAGGAGGATTAA